A part of Gramella sp. MAR_2010_147 genomic DNA contains:
- a CDS encoding response regulator: MSKRLNILFIEDDAIEVMKLRRTVALLPNVPKIIEAKNGEEAIEQLQSGDPLPDILLLDLNMPKISGIEFLRILKSDNQLKYLPVIILTTSNNRKDVLECYKIGIAGYIIKPFKFEDYEVKLKALIDYWSQNELINVSG, from the coding sequence ATGTCCAAAAGATTGAATATTCTCTTTATAGAAGATGATGCTATAGAAGTGATGAAGTTACGTCGCACCGTTGCTTTGCTTCCAAACGTCCCGAAAATTATAGAGGCGAAAAATGGAGAAGAAGCTATTGAACAGCTCCAATCTGGAGATCCCCTGCCTGATATTCTTCTTCTGGATCTTAACATGCCTAAAATCTCCGGGATAGAATTTCTAAGAATTCTAAAGAGCGATAATCAGTTAAAATACTTACCGGTAATTATCCTGACAACTTCCAATAACAGAAAAGATGTGTTAGAATGTTATAAGATCGGGATTGCGGGCTATATCATTAAGCCTTTTAAATTTGAAGATTACGAGGTGAAGCTCAAAGCGTTAATAGATTATTGGAGCCAGAATGAGCTTATTAACGTTAGCGGGTAA